The following are encoded together in the Streptomyces rapamycinicus NRRL 5491 genome:
- the malQ gene encoding 4-alpha-glucanotransferase: protein MGRARLAELHGVATSYDPAPGRTVQVPEDTVVAVLAALGVDASTPRSVREALDRHDGRQRDRLLPPCVVVRPGKAPRLSVPDGTALRVRPEDGAPHPPGRAAAGALWADGPLKVGGPLKKGAHELKKGAHENGALGGSLTNGVLPDGVFTVGVSADGATADGLLTALTALPPGAHTLLAEAPDGRRASAPLIVAPDRMPLPPARSHGFLVQLYSLLSARSWGMGDLGDLADLAAWSGRALGAGFVQINPLHAAVPGTPAAPTDPSPYRPSSRRFPDPVHLRIEDVPEYAHLRGRARVRADQLLAAAAALRDSVLREGALIDRDAVWALKREALELVRAVPLSPGRRAAYCDFLAERGQALEDHALWCALAETHGPEWRTWPDGLADPRSAGTARARAEHLDRTDFHCWLAWLTDTQLAAAQRAAREAGMGIGLVHDLAVGVHPSGADAWALQDVFASGMSIGAPPDAFNSRGQDWGLPPWRPDALAATGYAPYRDLLNGLLRHAGALRIDHVMGLFRLWWVPEGREPTEGCYVRYDAEAMLGALALEAHRAGAVVIGEDLGTVEPGVREELERRGVLGTSVMWFERNYNGTGAARPLAPEEWRADCLATVTTHDLPSTAARLTGDHVELRHRLGLLSRPLAEERAADAVEVAEWLGLLGRLGLLPEGPGDEEAAVKAVHRFLLRTPAKMVGVWLPDAVGDRRPQNLPGTWDQYPNWRLPIADAEGRPMSLEELVASPRLRALMDEVALLAPCDPARAVRRGS, encoded by the coding sequence ATGGGCAGAGCGCGGCTCGCCGAGCTGCACGGTGTCGCCACCTCCTACGACCCCGCCCCGGGCCGCACCGTCCAGGTGCCCGAGGACACGGTCGTCGCCGTGCTCGCCGCGCTGGGCGTGGACGCCTCGACCCCCCGATCCGTACGCGAAGCGCTGGACCGGCACGACGGCCGGCAGCGCGACCGGCTGCTGCCCCCCTGCGTGGTGGTGCGCCCCGGCAAGGCGCCCCGGCTGAGCGTGCCCGACGGCACGGCGCTGCGGGTGCGCCCCGAGGACGGCGCACCGCACCCACCGGGGCGGGCGGCCGCGGGGGCCTTATGGGCCGATGGTCCCCTGAAGGTCGGTGGCCCCCTGAAGAAGGGCGCCCACGAGCTGAAGAAGGGCGCCCACGAGAACGGCGCCCTGGGCGGCTCCCTTACGAATGGCGTTCTTCCGGACGGTGTCTTCACGGTCGGCGTCTCAGCGGATGGCGCCACCGCCGATGGCCTCCTTACCGCGCTCACCGCGCTGCCGCCCGGCGCCCACACCCTGCTTGCCGAGGCCCCCGACGGCCGTCGCGCCTCCGCCCCCCTCATCGTGGCCCCCGACCGGATGCCGTTGCCCCCGGCCCGCAGCCACGGCTTCCTGGTACAGCTCTACTCGCTGCTCTCCGCACGCTCCTGGGGCATGGGCGACCTCGGCGACCTGGCCGATCTGGCCGCCTGGTCGGGGCGGGCGCTCGGCGCCGGCTTCGTCCAGATCAACCCGCTGCACGCCGCCGTGCCCGGCACCCCGGCCGCGCCCACCGACCCCTCGCCCTACCGCCCCTCCTCGCGGCGCTTCCCCGACCCGGTCCATCTGCGGATCGAGGACGTGCCCGAATACGCCCATCTGCGCGGCCGCGCCCGCGTGCGGGCCGATCAGCTGCTGGCGGCCGCCGCCGCACTCCGTGACTCCGTCCTGCGTGAGGGCGCCCTCATCGACCGGGACGCCGTCTGGGCCCTCAAGCGCGAGGCGCTGGAACTGGTGCGGGCGGTCCCCCTCAGCCCCGGCCGCCGCGCCGCCTACTGCGACTTCCTCGCCGAGCGCGGTCAGGCCCTGGAGGACCACGCCCTGTGGTGCGCGCTCGCCGAGACCCACGGCCCCGAATGGCGCACCTGGCCCGACGGCCTGGCCGACCCGCGCTCCGCGGGCACCGCCCGGGCGCGGGCCGAGCACCTGGACCGCACCGACTTCCACTGCTGGCTGGCCTGGCTCACCGACACTCAGCTGGCCGCCGCCCAGCGCGCCGCGCGCGAGGCGGGCATGGGCATCGGCCTCGTCCACGATCTGGCGGTCGGGGTCCACCCCTCGGGCGCCGACGCCTGGGCGCTCCAGGACGTCTTCGCCTCCGGCATGTCGATCGGCGCGCCCCCGGACGCCTTCAACTCCCGGGGCCAGGACTGGGGCCTGCCGCCGTGGCGCCCGGACGCCCTCGCGGCCACCGGCTACGCCCCCTACCGCGATCTGCTGAACGGCCTCTTACGGCACGCGGGCGCGCTCCGCATCGACCATGTGATGGGCCTCTTCCGGCTGTGGTGGGTGCCGGAGGGGCGGGAGCCGACCGAGGGCTGTTACGTCCGCTACGACGCGGAGGCGATGCTCGGCGCGCTCGCCCTGGAGGCGCACCGGGCCGGGGCGGTCGTCATAGGGGAGGACCTGGGGACGGTCGAGCCCGGTGTGCGGGAGGAACTGGAACGGCGCGGGGTGCTGGGCACCTCGGTGATGTGGTTCGAGCGGAACTACAACGGCACGGGCGCGGCGCGGCCGCTGGCGCCGGAGGAGTGGCGGGCGGACTGCCTGGCCACCGTGACGACCCACGATCTGCCGAGCACGGCCGCCCGGCTCACCGGCGACCATGTCGAGCTGCGCCACCGGCTGGGCCTGCTGAGCCGCCCACTGGCCGAGGAGCGCGCGGCGGACGCGGTCGAGGTCGCCGAGTGGCTGGGGCTGCTGGGGCGGCTCGGGCTGCTGCCGGAGGGGCCGGGCGACGAGGAGGCGGCCGTCAAGGCCGTTCACCGCTTTCTGCTGCGCACCCCGGCGAAGATGGTGGGCGTCTGGCTGCCGGACGCGGTGGGGGACCGCAGACCGCAGAATCTGCCGGGCACCTGGGATCAGTACCCCAACTGGCGGCTGCCGATCGCCGATGCCGAGGGGCGCCCGATGTCCCTGGAGGAGCTGGTCGCCTCGCCCAGGCTGCGCGCGCTGATGGACGAGGTGGCCCTGCTGGCGCCTTGTGACCCCGCGCGGGCCGTCCGGCGGGGATCGTGA
- a CDS encoding alpha-L-fucosidase, which translates to MARPLAGTPGTHGTRGRRRVLLALRALALAALAAAAVPPAPAEAAAQAAARAGCEGPVTPAPQQVVEDCDTPARIIDKAAHTVPTPGQRAWQQREITAFTHFGMNTMTGRQWGSGAEDEKLFDPPELAMDQWMRAYKAAGARQVMLTAKHHDGFALYPSRYTDHDVEASPWWTKGPGGRNPDGDVLGAYVKAARKAGLKVGVYLSPADGAELPHAWHAQWVEKIREKQQNGEELSLPERMALEDGDRAPAGQGRYGNGSKPTERTIPTLVPGDDRAGKVASGALPTFRFAADDYDAYYLNQIYEILTQYGPIDEFWLDGANPWGGAGVTQHYNVRNWFELIHALSPKSVIFQGAQGVRWVGNEDGIARETEWSVTPSAVDPWTVIGGGLPNDSTDADIGSRAKLTAPGVRYLQWYPAEADVSIRPGWFHDPAERPKTPDQLMSLYERSVGRNASLLLNVPPARNGRIDDADMASLTAFGKAVRTTYGTGSRPAPGHPVTFDRVRLGEDVRQGQRVEEFTVQARVAGTWRDIASGTTIGARRILPLAAPVTADGLRVRVLASRAAPRLLPPTVHLSEAGRR; encoded by the coding sequence ATGGCCCGACCTCTGGCCGGAACGCCCGGCACTCACGGAACCCGCGGACGGCGGCGTGTGCTGCTCGCACTCCGCGCGCTCGCCTTGGCCGCCCTCGCGGCCGCCGCCGTCCCTCCCGCTCCCGCGGAGGCCGCCGCGCAGGCCGCCGCGCGGGCCGGTTGTGAGGGGCCCGTCACCCCCGCCCCGCAGCAGGTCGTCGAGGACTGTGACACCCCCGCCCGCATCATCGACAAGGCCGCCCACACCGTCCCCACCCCTGGGCAGCGGGCCTGGCAGCAGCGTGAGATCACCGCCTTCACCCACTTCGGCATGAACACCATGACCGGCCGCCAGTGGGGTTCCGGAGCCGAGGACGAGAAGCTCTTCGACCCGCCCGAGCTCGCCATGGACCAGTGGATGCGGGCGTACAAGGCCGCCGGTGCCCGGCAGGTCATGCTCACGGCCAAGCACCACGACGGCTTCGCGCTCTATCCGAGCCGCTACACCGACCACGACGTCGAGGCCAGCCCCTGGTGGACGAAGGGTCCCGGCGGCCGGAATCCCGACGGCGATGTCCTGGGCGCGTACGTCAAGGCCGCCCGTAAGGCGGGGCTCAAGGTCGGTGTGTACCTCTCGCCCGCCGACGGCGCCGAGCTGCCGCACGCCTGGCACGCGCAGTGGGTCGAGAAGATCCGCGAGAAGCAGCAGAACGGCGAGGAGCTGTCGCTGCCCGAGCGGATGGCCCTGGAGGACGGCGACCGCGCGCCCGCCGGTCAGGGCCGCTACGGCAACGGCAGCAAGCCCACCGAGCGCACCATCCCCACCCTCGTCCCCGGTGACGACCGGGCGGGCAAGGTCGCCTCCGGCGCGCTGCCCACCTTCCGCTTCGCCGCCGACGACTACGACGCGTACTACCTCAACCAGATCTACGAGATACTGACGCAGTACGGCCCCATCGACGAGTTCTGGCTGGACGGCGCCAACCCGTGGGGCGGTGCGGGCGTCACCCAGCACTACAACGTCAGGAACTGGTTCGAGCTCATCCACGCGCTCTCGCCGAAGTCGGTGATCTTCCAGGGCGCCCAGGGTGTGCGCTGGGTGGGCAACGAGGACGGCATCGCCCGGGAGACCGAATGGTCGGTGACCCCGTCCGCGGTCGACCCGTGGACCGTCATCGGCGGCGGGCTGCCCAATGACTCCACCGACGCCGACATCGGCTCGCGGGCGAAGCTGACCGCGCCGGGCGTGCGCTATCTGCAGTGGTACCCGGCCGAGGCCGATGTCTCGATCCGTCCCGGCTGGTTCCACGACCCCGCTGAGCGGCCCAAGACCCCGGACCAGCTGATGTCGCTGTACGAGCGCAGCGTGGGCCGCAACGCCTCGCTGCTGCTCAATGTCCCGCCCGCGAGGAACGGCCGGATCGACGACGCCGACATGGCCTCCCTTACGGCCTTCGGCAAGGCCGTAAGGACGACATACGGCACCGGCTCCCGGCCGGCCCCCGGTCATCCGGTGACCTTCGACCGGGTGCGGCTCGGCGAGGACGTCCGCCAGGGGCAGCGGGTGGAGGAGTTCACCGTGCAGGCCCGGGTGGCCGGGACCTGGCGGGACATCGCCTCCGGGACGACCATCGGGGCCCGGCGCATCCTTCCGCTGGCCGCGCCCGTCACCGCCGACGGGCTGCGGGTACGCGTCCTCGCCTCCCGCGCCGCGCCACGGCTGCTGCCGCCGACGGTCCACCTCAGTGAGGCGGGCCGCCGCTGA
- a CDS encoding acyl-ACP desaturase: MTLAPSHRHGQAVWSDTQLLYALEEVVETELNRHLKVAKEWMPHEYVPWSDGRNFDGIMGGEAWAPDQSKVSEVGRIALVVNLLTEDNLPSYHHEIASLFGRDGAWGTWVHRWTAEEGRHGIVMRDYLLTSRAVDPVQLERFRMEHMSEGFESDNQHSMLHTVAYVAFQELATRISHRNTGHHSGDPVCDRMLARIATDENLHMIFYRNLLGKAFELAPDQTMCSVRDVVVNFRMPGHGMPGFERAAAQIAIGGIYNLRIHHDDVLQPVLRFLKVLEIGGLGPEGLKAQEELGLYMGGLDDQATKFDERRQALLARRRARAERA; the protein is encoded by the coding sequence GTGACACTCGCCCCCTCCCACCGCCACGGTCAGGCCGTCTGGAGCGACACCCAGCTCCTGTACGCGCTCGAAGAGGTCGTCGAGACCGAGCTCAACCGGCATCTGAAGGTCGCCAAGGAGTGGATGCCGCACGAGTACGTCCCCTGGAGCGACGGCCGGAACTTCGACGGGATCATGGGCGGTGAGGCATGGGCGCCCGACCAGTCCAAGGTCAGCGAGGTCGGCCGGATAGCGCTTGTGGTCAACCTGCTCACCGAGGACAACCTCCCCAGCTACCACCACGAGATCGCGAGTCTCTTCGGACGGGACGGCGCCTGGGGCACCTGGGTGCACCGCTGGACGGCGGAGGAGGGCCGGCACGGCATCGTGATGCGCGACTACCTGCTGACCAGCCGCGCCGTCGACCCGGTGCAGCTGGAGCGGTTCCGCATGGAGCACATGTCCGAGGGCTTCGAATCGGACAACCAGCACAGCATGCTGCACACCGTGGCGTATGTCGCCTTCCAGGAGCTGGCCACCCGCATCTCGCACCGCAACACCGGCCACCACTCCGGCGACCCGGTCTGCGACCGGATGCTGGCGCGCATCGCCACCGATGAGAACCTGCACATGATCTTCTACCGGAACCTGCTCGGGAAGGCGTTCGAGCTGGCCCCCGACCAGACCATGTGCTCCGTCCGCGATGTGGTCGTCAACTTCCGGATGCCGGGCCACGGAATGCCCGGCTTCGAGCGCGCCGCCGCCCAGATCGCCATCGGCGGCATCTACAACCTGCGCATCCACCACGACGACGTCCTCCAGCCCGTGCTGCGCTTCCTGAAGGTCCTGGAGATCGGCGGGCTCGGTCCGGAGGGGCTCAAGGCGCAGGAGGAACTGGGGCTCTACATGGGCGGATTGGACGATCAGGCCACCAAGTTCGACGAGCGGCGCCAGGCGCTGCTGGCCCGTCGCAGGGCCCGTGCCGAACGGGCGTGA
- a CDS encoding sel1 repeat family protein: protein MVEHSSQDAAVDPEAEAARLRAAAAAGKPGAYRAYAELLTGLGHVDEALPWWARAADAGDADASRTLAICHKDRGEFAEAERWYRTAADRDGGCAFGLARLLQEAGDTTGAERWYEHGAALGSVECKTNGAVLLAARGAWDTALERLAQASAEGDDVAAHSRRAIQDMLRDLDGWRAALARAEAEGDPEEAYEALRELLDPERKAMFERYPRMVAEAEALYARAAAVGGAKALVDQALFIARDDGRWAEARALVERAHERGYDGAAYVLGVWAEENGELRAAEEWYRTAHEVDGGHMWACFNLGVLCVRQRRLEEAERWLRATGVDGAEGDDGVEGVDGVGRVGGLGGLGEEDGPNPFDEGEERIVMALRDIAAIRADPERMPPPEWEERLPALRARAEEGGPDAWFAYADALDRLHRLPEAAEWYRKAGTPRALLALGRMLYEGGGAKGLRMVPYYEPAAAEGDGGAAYDIGRIHDEAGDRRTAQIWFRRAADLGHGRAAWWLGWTSEERGGDPQHAERWYVRAARSGLVPPAFLAGRSMVRRGACAEAEPLLRVACEGEHEEAPYWLAEALRGLGRTEEAERWLRVAASAYPDLLRQYGEMARLALRDPG from the coding sequence ATGGTCGAACATTCATCGCAAGATGCGGCGGTGGATCCGGAAGCCGAAGCGGCCCGGCTGAGGGCCGCGGCGGCGGCCGGGAAGCCGGGCGCGTACCGGGCCTACGCCGAACTCCTCACCGGCCTGGGCCACGTGGACGAGGCCCTGCCATGGTGGGCCAGGGCCGCCGACGCCGGGGACGCGGACGCCTCGCGCACGCTCGCGATCTGCCATAAGGACCGCGGCGAGTTCGCCGAGGCCGAGCGGTGGTACCGCACGGCCGCCGATCGCGACGGCGGCTGTGCGTTCGGTCTGGCCCGGCTGCTTCAGGAGGCCGGTGACACGACCGGCGCTGAGCGGTGGTACGAGCACGGGGCCGCGCTCGGCAGCGTCGAGTGCAAGACCAACGGCGCCGTACTGCTGGCCGCCCGCGGCGCATGGGACACCGCCCTGGAGCGGCTGGCCCAGGCGTCCGCCGAGGGCGACGACGTCGCCGCCCACAGCCGCCGGGCCATCCAGGACATGCTGAGGGACCTGGACGGCTGGCGGGCGGCCCTCGCCCGGGCGGAGGCCGAGGGCGACCCCGAGGAGGCGTACGAGGCGCTGCGCGAACTGCTCGACCCGGAGCGCAAGGCGATGTTCGAGCGCTACCCCCGGATGGTCGCGGAGGCCGAGGCGCTGTACGCCCGCGCGGCCGCGGTCGGCGGCGCCAAGGCGCTGGTGGACCAGGCCCTCTTCATCGCCCGCGACGACGGCCGCTGGGCCGAGGCCCGCGCCCTCGTCGAACGCGCCCATGAGCGGGGCTACGACGGCGCGGCGTACGTCCTCGGCGTCTGGGCCGAGGAGAACGGCGAACTCCGCGCCGCCGAGGAGTGGTACCGCACGGCCCACGAGGTGGACGGCGGCCACATGTGGGCCTGCTTCAACCTCGGGGTGCTGTGCGTGCGGCAGCGGCGGCTGGAGGAGGCGGAGCGGTGGCTGCGGGCCACGGGGGTCGACGGGGCCGAGGGCGACGACGGGGTCGAGGGTGTCGACGGTGTCGGCCGTGTCGGCGGTCTCGGCGGTCTCGGCGAGGAGGATGGCCCGAACCCGTTCGACGAGGGCGAGGAGCGGATCGTCATGGCGCTCCGGGACATCGCCGCGATCCGGGCCGACCCCGAGCGGATGCCGCCCCCCGAGTGGGAGGAGCGGCTGCCCGCGCTGCGGGCCCGCGCCGAGGAGGGCGGCCCGGACGCCTGGTTCGCGTACGCCGACGCGCTGGACCGGCTGCACCGGCTCCCGGAGGCCGCCGAGTGGTACCGCAAGGCGGGCACCCCGCGCGCCCTGCTCGCCCTCGGACGGATGCTGTACGAAGGGGGCGGCGCCAAGGGGCTGCGGATGGTGCCGTACTACGAGCCCGCGGCGGCGGAGGGGGACGGCGGTGCGGCGTATGACATCGGCCGGATCCACGACGAGGCCGGGGACCGGCGTACCGCCCAGATCTGGTTCCGCCGGGCGGCCGACCTGGGTCACGGGCGCGCCGCGTGGTGGCTGGGCTGGACGTCGGAGGAGCGCGGCGGGGATCCGCAGCACGCCGAGCGCTGGTACGTACGCGCCGCGCGCAGCGGGCTTGTGCCGCCCGCGTTTCTGGCGGGGCGGAGCATGGTGCGGCGGGGGGCGTGTGCGGAGGCGGAGCCGTTGTTGAGGGTGGCGTGTGAGGGGGAGCACGAGGAGGCGCCGTACTGGCTGGCGGAAGCGTTGCGGGGGCTGGGGCGGACGGAGGAGGCGGAGCGCTGGCTCCGGGTCGCCGCGTCGGCGTACCCGGACCTCCTCCGCCAATACGGCGAAATGGCCCGCCTGGCCTTACGAGACCCTGGGTAA
- the pepN gene encoding aminopeptidase N encodes MPGTNLTREEAQQRARLLTVDAYEIELDLSGAQEGGTYRSVTTVRFDAAEPGAESFIDLVAPTVHEVVLNGDRLDPNEVFKDSRIALPGLLAGRNELRVVATCAYTNTGEGLHRFVDPVDQQAYLYTQFEVPDARRVFANFEQPDLKGTFQFTVTAPEGWTVISNSPTPEPKDNVWRFEPTPRISTYITALIVGPYHSVHSSYEKDGRSVPLGIYCRPSLAEYLDSDAIFAVTRQGFAWFEEKFDYAYPFAKYDQLFVPEFNAGAMENAGAVTIRDQYVFRSKVTDAAYETRAETILHELAHMWFGDLVTMEWWNDLWLNESFATYTSIACQAHAPGSRWPHSWTTFANSMKTWAYRQDQLPSTHPIMAEINDLDDVLVNFDGITYAKGASVLKQLVAYVGMDEFFRGVQAYFKRHAYGNTRLSDLLGALEETSGRDLKTWSKQWLETAGINVLRPEIETDASSTVTSFAVRQEAPALPPGAKGTVSDDAAPPRGTLRPHRIAIGLYDLNPTGKLIRSERIELDVDGELTQVPQLTGTKRSAVILLNDDDLTYAKVRLDPDSLAVVTEHLGDFEESLPRALSWASAWDMVRDGELATRDYLALVLSGVAKESDIGVVQSLHRQVKLALDLYAAPDWRETGLAQWTEATLDHLRAAAPGSDHQLAWARAFTATARTDAQLDLVSGLLEGTETIEGLVIDTELRWALLVRLAATGRADEAAIAAELERDKTSAGERHAATARAARPTPEAKAEAWASVVESDKLPNAVQEAVIGGFIQTDQRELLAPYTEKYFAAAKDVWNNRSHEMAQQIVVGLYPTLQVAPETLDATDAWLASAEPTAALRRLVTESRAGIDRALRAQAADAAAS; translated from the coding sequence GTGCCTGGCACCAACCTCACAAGGGAGGAAGCGCAGCAGCGGGCGCGCCTCCTCACGGTGGACGCGTACGAGATCGAACTGGACCTGAGCGGCGCCCAGGAGGGCGGTACCTACCGCTCCGTGACCACGGTGCGCTTCGACGCCGCCGAGCCGGGCGCGGAGTCGTTCATCGACCTGGTGGCGCCCACGGTGCACGAGGTGGTGCTGAACGGCGACAGGCTCGACCCGAACGAGGTCTTCAAGGACTCGCGGATCGCCCTGCCGGGGCTGCTGGCCGGGCGCAACGAGCTGCGGGTGGTCGCTACTTGCGCCTACACCAACACCGGTGAGGGGCTGCATCGCTTTGTCGACCCGGTCGACCAGCAGGCGTACCTCTACACCCAGTTCGAGGTGCCCGACGCCCGCCGGGTGTTCGCCAACTTCGAGCAGCCCGACCTGAAGGGCACGTTCCAGTTCACCGTCACGGCGCCCGAGGGCTGGACGGTGATCTCGAACTCGCCGACGCCGGAGCCGAAGGACAACGTCTGGCGGTTCGAGCCGACCCCGCGCATCTCCACGTACATCACCGCGCTGATCGTCGGCCCGTACCACAGCGTGCACAGCTCCTACGAGAAGGACGGCCGCTCGGTGCCGCTGGGCATCTACTGCCGTCCCTCGCTCGCGGAGTACCTCGACTCGGACGCGATCTTCGCGGTGACGCGGCAGGGCTTCGCGTGGTTCGAGGAGAAGTTCGACTACGCGTACCCGTTCGCCAAGTACGACCAGCTGTTCGTGCCCGAGTTCAACGCGGGCGCGATGGAGAACGCGGGCGCGGTGACCATCCGCGACCAGTACGTCTTCCGCTCCAAGGTGACGGACGCGGCGTACGAGACGCGCGCCGAGACCATCCTCCACGAGCTGGCCCATATGTGGTTCGGCGACCTGGTCACCATGGAGTGGTGGAACGACCTGTGGCTGAACGAGTCGTTCGCCACCTACACCTCGATCGCCTGCCAGGCCCATGCGCCGGGCAGCAGGTGGCCGCACTCGTGGACCACCTTCGCGAACTCCATGAAGACCTGGGCCTACCGGCAGGACCAGCTGCCGTCCACCCACCCGATCATGGCCGAGATCAACGACCTGGACGACGTCCTGGTCAACTTCGACGGGATCACGTACGCCAAGGGCGCCTCGGTGCTCAAGCAGCTGGTCGCGTACGTCGGGATGGACGAGTTCTTCCGTGGCGTCCAGGCCTACTTCAAGCGCCACGCCTACGGGAACACCCGGCTGTCGGACCTGCTCGGCGCGCTGGAGGAGACCAGCGGGCGCGATCTGAAGACCTGGTCCAAGCAGTGGCTGGAGACGGCGGGCATCAATGTGCTGCGGCCGGAGATCGAGACGGACGCGAGCTCCACGGTGACCTCCTTCGCGGTGCGGCAGGAGGCCCCGGCGCTTCCGCCCGGCGCCAAGGGCACTGTGTCCGATGATGCGGCTCCGCCGCGTGGCACGCTGCGGCCGCACCGCATCGCCATCGGGCTCTACGACCTGAACCCGACCGGCAAGCTGATCCGCTCCGAGCGGATCGAGCTGGACGTGGACGGCGAGCTGACCCAGGTGCCGCAGCTGACCGGCACCAAGCGCTCCGCGGTGATCCTGCTCAACGACGACGACCTCACCTACGCGAAGGTGCGGCTGGACCCCGACTCGCTGGCCGTGGTCACCGAGCACCTCGGCGACTTCGAGGAGTCGCTGCCGCGCGCGCTGTCCTGGGCCTCGGCCTGGGACATGGTCCGCGACGGCGAACTGGCCACCCGCGACTACCTCGCGCTGGTGCTCTCGGGCGTCGCCAAGGAGTCGGACATCGGCGTCGTCCAGTCGCTGCACCGCCAGGTGAAGCTGGCCCTGGACCTGTACGCCGCGCCGGACTGGCGCGAGACGGGCCTGGCCCAGTGGACCGAGGCCACGCTCGACCACCTGCGGGCGGCGGCGCCGGGCAGCGACCACCAGCTGGCCTGGGCACGGGCCTTCACCGCGACCGCCCGCACCGACGCCCAGCTGGACCTCGTCTCCGGACTGCTCGAAGGCACCGAGACGATCGAGGGCCTGGTCATCGACACCGAGCTGCGCTGGGCCCTGCTGGTGCGGCTCGCCGCCACGGGGCGGGCCGACGAGGCCGCGATCGCGGCGGAGCTGGAGCGCGACAAGACCTCCGCGGGCGAGCGGCACGCGGCGACGGCGCGGGCCGCGCGGCCGACACCGGAGGCCAAGGCGGAGGCATGGGCCTCGGTCGTGGAGAGCGACAAACTGCCCAACGCCGTGCAGGAGGCGGTGATCGGCGGCTTCATCCAGACCGATCAGCGGGAGCTGCTGGCGCCGTACACGGAGAAGTACTTCGCGGCGGCGAAGGACGTCTGGAACAACCGCAGCCATGAGATGGCGCAGCAGATCGTGGTGGGCCTGTACCCGACGCTGCAGGTCGCGCCGGAGACCCTGGACGCGACGGACGCGTGGCTCGCGTCCGCCGAGCCGACGGCGGCGCTGAGGCGTCTGGTGACGGAGTCACGGGCGGGCATCGACCGCGCCCTCCGCGCCCAAGCGGCGGACGCCGCGGCAAGCTAA
- a CDS encoding aspartate-semialdehyde dehydrogenase, producing MRIGIVGATGQVGGVMRRVLAERDFPAEQLRLFASARSAGRTLPWRGTEITVEDAATADYSGLDIVLFSAGGATSRALAEKVAAQGPVVIDNSSAWRMDPEVPLVVAEVNPHAAVDRPKGIIANPNCTTMAAMPVLRPLHTEAGLTALVATTYQAVSGSGLSGVAELDGQIRKTADRAAELTHDGAAVEFPEPGVYARPIAFNVLPMAGKIVDDGRFETDEEQKLRNESRKILEIPELKVSGTCVRVPVFTGHSLQVNARFERPISVERAYELLAAAPGVALSEIPTPLQAAGQDPSYVGRIRVDETVEHGLALFLSNDNLRKGAALNAVQIAELVAADLT from the coding sequence ATGAGGATCGGAATCGTCGGAGCGACCGGCCAGGTCGGCGGAGTGATGCGCAGGGTGCTCGCCGAGCGTGACTTCCCGGCCGAGCAGCTGCGGCTGTTCGCCTCCGCCCGCTCGGCCGGTCGTACGCTCCCGTGGCGCGGCACCGAGATCACCGTCGAGGACGCCGCCACGGCCGACTACTCCGGTCTGGACATCGTCCTGTTCTCCGCCGGCGGCGCCACCTCCAGGGCGCTGGCCGAAAAGGTCGCCGCCCAGGGCCCGGTCGTGATCGACAACTCCTCGGCCTGGCGGATGGACCCCGAGGTGCCGCTGGTGGTCGCCGAGGTCAACCCGCACGCCGCGGTGGACCGCCCCAAGGGCATCATCGCCAACCCGAACTGCACCACCATGGCCGCCATGCCGGTGCTGCGCCCGCTGCACACCGAGGCCGGGCTCACCGCCCTGGTGGCCACCACCTACCAGGCCGTCTCCGGCTCCGGGCTGTCCGGCGTGGCCGAGCTCGACGGCCAGATCCGCAAGACCGCCGACCGCGCGGCCGAGCTCACCCACGACGGCGCGGCGGTGGAGTTCCCCGAGCCCGGGGTGTACGCCCGCCCGATCGCGTTCAACGTGCTCCCGATGGCCGGGAAGATCGTCGACGACGGCCGGTTCGAGACCGACGAGGAGCAGAAGCTCCGCAACGAGAGCCGCAAGATCCTGGAGATCCCGGAGCTGAAGGTGTCCGGCACCTGCGTCCGGGTCCCGGTCTTCACCGGCCACTCGCTCCAGGTGAACGCCCGCTTCGAGCGTCCGATCAGCGTGGAGCGCGCCTACGAGCTGCTGGCCGCGGCCCCGGGCGTGGCGCTCTCGGAGATCCCGACCCCGCTCCAGGCCGCGGGCCAGGACCCCAGCTATGTGGGCCGGATCCGGGTGGACGAGACGGTCGAGCACGGCCTCGCGCTGTTCCTGTCCAACGACAACCTGCGCAAGGGCGCGGCGCTGAACGCGGTGCAGATCGCCGAGCTGGTGGCGGCCGACCTGACCTGA